AAAAGGGGATTTGAAGCTTGTGTTTTGCATCGCTGTAAATTTTCACCAATATTGTAATTTTGCAAAagaaatttaatattaatatattgaTGGTGATTCCTAAATTATTATTACTCCCTTTTATAAAATTAAACATGGTTCAAGTTTCTGACCAAAAGAAAAAAGAACGCTTGATAAGAAGTTAATGTAGTTTTATTTAGGTTCTAATTGCTTTACTCTCCTTTTCAAATTAGAGCTTAACCAAGATCAATGGTTTTAAGGCAAGGGAGTAAGTAGAGCTTGATAAGGGAGTAAGTAGAGCCTGATGCTCACACTCACATGAATGGTAATGTTTTTTTAATGTAAATACATGATGGGTATTGTTGAAACCGGTTTTTTGCCAAACAATTTCCGTTCAGATGAATTGATTTCAGCCTGCAAAAAAATAATGCGAGAGataatatatgatatatattttgtgTGTTGGTGAATTAACATAATCGTGTATATAATCTGAATTATTAATGTTTCATCCCAAAACTTCGGATGGTCCCGATAACAGGGAAAAGTGGATGTTGTGGTCATGAACCACTTCCTCGTCCTTCTTGGATTGTTCCCCTATCTTTCTTAGTGAGCTGATCTATTTTGATCAGCCCGGCTTCCTTTGTAATTATATAACTTAATTAAAAATTGATAACTTTATCACTAAAATACATTACCCTCAGATAACTCCCTTTTGTCCTAGATTGTAAGTAAATTggtaaatttaaaattttaattatattatgCAAAAAACAGATAAATTGACATCGCGATCACACATAAAACATATGTAGACGGCTGAGATACGTTACTGCTATAGAACTACAGTTACAAAAATGCATCTTGTGACACCTTTGCAAATTGCAACTGTTCTTCATTAAACATTTGAGATATTTAATTTGCTAATTACGATCTTAAAGATATTTCTATATTACACAACTGccaagaaataaaatttgtaatCACAGTGACACAGCTGAATTAACACATTGATACAAGATCAGAGAAGAATACTTTCAGAAAGATAGGCAATGGAAGATCTGATACAGAAGTTGAACTGAAACTATTACCGTACCAAAATATCAGAGATGAGTTCATTGAGCAAAGAATTCAGTATCTTACGCTCGATCTCTACTCCAAGTTCAAATGTTTCGACACTAAAGTCAAGCCACGTCCCACATTGGCTGCTCATATCCTTGTCTACGAGCTCATCCACCATGCAATCCCCCATGGCTTCCCAGCTGGAAATCTCTCTGTGAACTTCTCCTGCCAACCAGTTTGTTCTTCTTGCCATTGACAGTCCTTTTTCCCATGCTTTGTAACCTCCACCCACGTACTGTCTGAATCTCAAGTCCATGCATTCACCCACACAATTAAATAACACTTTTCGTTGTAAGTTATGATCATTTTTACAACTTTCTAGCTGATAAAAAAGACGGGGGTCTACGATATCAGATGTATGACCAGTTGAAACATCCTCAAACATCATCTCTGTGTTGCATAGTATCTTTTCCACGTATTCTAGTTCCCATTTTGCTGATCCAACAGGAGCTGTTACAGCTAAATTCACGTGCTTAGTTGCCATAACTCTGGTCGATGATGAAGAGGCTGAGTCGGATAAATCTGCATCAGCTTCCATTGCATGGAATTTATTTGAACACCTCATATTAAATACATCCTGCCCTTGGACAGATGACGAACACTGCTTGCTAATAACTAAACCTAGAATATAAGCAGATGATGAATATCATGTTCGACTGAAAAAATTATTGATATTTGATGCTTAAACAACATATAACTATAACAGCACTGCACTGCTCATACCTTCTGTACTATTGCTGTCTCCAGTATCTGAAGAGTTGGAACTTTCTGCAAAGATAGAAGGCTCGAGTATAGATATTGGACTAGGATGCCGACAACCAAGAAGGGTTCTGACTTCATTGCTGTTGCTACCACAATCAAACATATCTTCCACCTCCTGAACAAGGTACAGAAAATCTTGTTAAGAAATTTAGTGCATCCTGATTAGTATTCACACCTGCAAATCCTACTGCAAAATGAATGCAACACTTGCAAACAAAGTCTCTGATAAAATGCTATCTGCTAAACGAAACCAAGATGAGTTAAAACAGTTACGCTGTTAGCGACGTTATAAAGATAATATCTACAAGTTGCAACTTGTTGATATCACAATTTGACAATTGGATGACTAATATCAATATATTCTAACCGTTTCTGGTGAACTCCACCAATATATTCTAACCATTTCTGGTGAACCCCAGGTAAATAAAATAACATCAATAAAGTAATGTCAATAAAGTAATAAGAGTGTGCGTGTATTTGAAAGAGGCAGCAACTTGGAAATCTCACGATCtgacaataataaaaataatatcaatAGGTGTGTTTCTactatctagggaaactttcACGCCTCTACCATACCTGCAACTTAATAATCTCACAATCTGacaataatatatattattacaACATGTGTGATTCTACTAACGCTTTCTAGTGAAACTTTCACGACTCTACCATAACCTCCCTCGACCCACACACACACCAACAAGTGGCTAAGAGCAGAAATGATACAGTTCGCACAGGAAATAAAAAATGTGATTTACCAGCGGAGTTTAAGACAAATAAGCATATATTATGCACCTGAAGCTTATGCTTGCTGATGCGTCTTTCTTCATATGTAGTCGAAGAAAATACAGGACTCCATCTTTCATCTAAGCTCTCTGTCTGAGTCTCTGTTTGGCTTCCTTCAACATGTAAGTTTGGTGACTTTGGTAATGCCTTTAGTGGTGTCTGATCCTGACTTGAAGTAGTACTACCGGCTTCTTCTGCTTTCTGGTGGAAAGACTCCGCCCCAAGAGTAAATTCTCTAAGCTTTTGTTCTAATAAATTGCTCAAAGCATCACCTTCTATCACATTAAGTCCCACTGTAGATGACCTCAAACCCTTAGTACCACTCGAATTAAAATAGACCTTTTTACCTTGAAATTCTGCAAAGAAGGCATTGCTCTTTTCTAGAACTTCTCTAGAAGTCTCAGGAACAGGAACTGATCGTCCCATTGGAGCTGTAAATGTGAAAGAAACAACATCCATTCCATTTCTTTTGCTATCTGCAGCCAAACTATATTTACTGTCCATCATTCCATTAAATTGATTTGCCTTTCCCTTTTTTTCGCTCTTAACAATAGTTTGGTCTTTCTGAAATTCAAAATTTCCATCTATACATCGTTTTTTCCTAGTGACACTTGTACTAGAATACGGAAGTTCTCTACCATCGTCAGTTACCTCGTGCTCAATCTTTCTGGAACCTACTTTGCTGCTCCCAGAAATTTTACTTAAGTTTCTCTGTCTCCCAAGCGAAGAATCTCCTGATGTAACTTTTTTACCTTGAAAATTATTAGAAGTTACGGATTTTGAAGCTACCTTTTCTCTTTCAGCTATGcagttttgtttttgattatTCTGCCTGAGCACAGAGGAGGAATTATTTGTAGAAGATTTCTTATGTGAACTCCTTTGCGAACTTGGTTGACTTCTAAAGATCTGGTTTGACATCAATTCACCCTGCTCTTTCTGGCCAACTGAAGTACGGCTGCTATTCGGGCTCAGTCCTCTTTTCTGAACATTGGCCTTTGCTTGGACTGCAAGTGATACGGATTTTCCCTTATGCTTTGGACCAACTGAACCTTCTTCTAAATTTGAAGATGCTCTAGATGTGTTTGTATCCAGTGATCCATTCCAACTCTTAGTCATGGATTGTCCCTTCAAATTCTTAGCAGCAATTGACTCAGCTGGCTTTCGAGAAGATTCAACAAGCTTTGATGGTTTTTTAGAAGCTTCTGCTCTCTCTTTCAACTCCCTAACTCTCAAGGGGACCGAAGACCCTACAGCAGGCATTCTTGTTTTGGCACTGACCAGGTTTCCTGACTCAATAATCCTAGCAGCAGCTTCCATTATGTGCTCCGCATTCTTAGATGGAAGGAATCCCCCGCTTTTAATTGGAGACAAAAGCTTATGGTGAGTTAATGGTATGGATTTAGCAGATCTGGGAGGTAAAACTTCACTCTGAAACTTCTCAAATGGCTTACTTACAGATTTCTGAATCTTTAGATCTACGATATTCCTAGGAGGGTCCTGTGCCCTGTCAAAAATATTGCCAGAGTTCATGATTTGGTGGTCCTCGTGAAATTCTCCACTCCTTTTATAATAGTAAGCATCTTTTACAGAACGAGAGTCTAAGAATGGGGTGGAGTAGGCCTCTGAATAGTTAGATGTAGGCAAGGACTCCAATCCCATTAGCTTTGCTACAACACTGGGAGCCTTACTCCCACCAACATCATCATCTGTTACTGATGAAGCACAACTATATTCACTACTTCCTTTGAAACTAGACCCAGCTACACTATCATCTTGATCCATCTGAAGAAGAAAAGGAAGCACAATATTACCGTAAAATTGTAGGAACTGATCAACTTATTAGAGCACGTATACAGGAATTTAAAGATTAACGTTTTACAAGTGACAGTTTTTGTACCAGATGTAACTGTGGTGTTGGATAATTTCGATCATTTCCGATTTTTTGCTTTGATTGCTCTATTGAAACGACAGTGAAAAAAAATCTATTAGAACCCAGGCAGTAAATGAAACTGAAAATTGCTAACCATGCAGCTTATAAACGATACTATTAGTTCTTACCTTTACCTGGTAGATTGGACTTGTTAGAGAACAAATTTTTTCGAGATTTTGCATTCCAGTCAAAAAGGTGGAGGAACCCACCAACATAGCCACCTCCTTTCTTAGATCTTTCTCTCTCAACCCCCATCATGGTGTTTACAAAAATATATACCGAGCAACTTTAAAATTCCTGGATAAAGGATATGATAGCCAAGACAGATACAATCCAGCAACTAAAATCCATCTGCAACATTGTCAATGCAGACTTAACCAATGCTTCATATAGTTGACATGGTTCTACATTAATATTTCAGTTGTATATATGAATAGATCtgaaatgaaaatttatagacATATTTTATAACAAAAGCTCTGGATAAAAAAATAATGGAGTCGGGGATCCAATAAATTCTACTCATGTACATTTCATCTCAAACAACTAAAAGGTGGTTGATTTTGATTCTTAATTTACAGTACTTCATATTTTCGGTCTACTTTTGTAAGAATTATAAACAACCTAAATTGTATTAACATACTTGACTCCTCAAGTACCAAATCAACTGGCCATAGCCCATAGCATCATGTATCACCAATATAAGTTCGAATTACTGATATGCACACGCATACGAATGAGGTCATATGATAGAGATAATCTTCCATTCT
This sequence is a window from Apium graveolens cultivar Ventura chromosome 9, ASM990537v1, whole genome shotgun sequence. Protein-coding genes within it:
- the LOC141684315 gene encoding uncharacterized protein LOC141684315 isoform X1; this translates as MMGVERERSKKGGGYVGGFLHLFDWNAKSRKNLFSNKSNLPGKEQSKQKIGNDRNYPTPQLHLMDQDDSVAGSSFKGSSEYSCASSVTDDDVGGSKAPSVVAKLMGLESLPTSNYSEAYSTPFLDSRSVKDAYYYKRSGEFHEDHQIMNSGNIFDRAQDPPRNIVDLKIQKSVSKPFEKFQSEVLPPRSAKSIPLTHHKLLSPIKSGGFLPSKNAEHIMEAAARIIESGNLVSAKTRMPAVGSSVPLRVRELKERAEASKKPSKLVESSRKPAESIAAKNLKGQSMTKSWNGSLDTNTSRASSNLEEGSVGPKHKGKSVSLAVQAKANVQKRGLSPNSSRTSVGQKEQGELMSNQIFRSQPSSQRSSHKKSSTNNSSSVLRQNNQKQNCIAEREKVASKSVTSNNFQGKKVTSGDSSLGRQRNLSKISGSSKVGSRKIEHEVTDDGRELPYSSTSVTRKKRCIDGNFEFQKDQTIVKSEKKGKANQFNGMMDSKYSLAADSKRNGMDVVSFTFTAPMGRSVPVPETSREVLEKSNAFFAEFQGKKVYFNSSGTKGLRSSTVGLNVIEGDALSNLLEQKLREFTLGAESFHQKAEEAGSTTSSQDQTPLKALPKSPNLHVEGSQTETQTESLDERWSPVFSSTTYEERRISKHKLQEVEDMFDCGSNSNEVRTLLGCRHPSPISILEPSIFAESSNSSDTGDSNSTEGLVISKQCSSSVQGQDVFNMRCSNKFHAMEADADLSDSASSSSTRVMATKHVNLAVTAPVGSAKWELEYVEKILCNTEMMFEDVSTGHTSDIVDPRLFYQLESCKNDHNLQRKVLFNCVGECMDLRFRQYVGGGYKAWEKGLSMARRTNWLAGEVHREISSWEAMGDCMVDELVDKDMSSQCGTWLDFSVETFELGVEIERKILNSLLNELISDILVR
- the LOC141684315 gene encoding uncharacterized protein LOC141684315 isoform X2; translation: MMGVERERSKKGGGYVGGFLHLFDWNAKSRKNLFSNKSNLPEQSKQKIGNDRNYPTPQLHLMDQDDSVAGSSFKGSSEYSCASSVTDDDVGGSKAPSVVAKLMGLESLPTSNYSEAYSTPFLDSRSVKDAYYYKRSGEFHEDHQIMNSGNIFDRAQDPPRNIVDLKIQKSVSKPFEKFQSEVLPPRSAKSIPLTHHKLLSPIKSGGFLPSKNAEHIMEAAARIIESGNLVSAKTRMPAVGSSVPLRVRELKERAEASKKPSKLVESSRKPAESIAAKNLKGQSMTKSWNGSLDTNTSRASSNLEEGSVGPKHKGKSVSLAVQAKANVQKRGLSPNSSRTSVGQKEQGELMSNQIFRSQPSSQRSSHKKSSTNNSSSVLRQNNQKQNCIAEREKVASKSVTSNNFQGKKVTSGDSSLGRQRNLSKISGSSKVGSRKIEHEVTDDGRELPYSSTSVTRKKRCIDGNFEFQKDQTIVKSEKKGKANQFNGMMDSKYSLAADSKRNGMDVVSFTFTAPMGRSVPVPETSREVLEKSNAFFAEFQGKKVYFNSSGTKGLRSSTVGLNVIEGDALSNLLEQKLREFTLGAESFHQKAEEAGSTTSSQDQTPLKALPKSPNLHVEGSQTETQTESLDERWSPVFSSTTYEERRISKHKLQEVEDMFDCGSNSNEVRTLLGCRHPSPISILEPSIFAESSNSSDTGDSNSTEGLVISKQCSSSVQGQDVFNMRCSNKFHAMEADADLSDSASSSSTRVMATKHVNLAVTAPVGSAKWELEYVEKILCNTEMMFEDVSTGHTSDIVDPRLFYQLESCKNDHNLQRKVLFNCVGECMDLRFRQYVGGGYKAWEKGLSMARRTNWLAGEVHREISSWEAMGDCMVDELVDKDMSSQCGTWLDFSVETFELGVEIERKILNSLLNELISDILVR